The genomic DNA TGCAGAAACTACTAAGGTAAATAAGGTGATTtgtgatagagcgagtttcaatcgagtgtcgtaaaaccaaaaccaaattaaagtaattactttggccaatcaaaaaggacggatacaatccggtaaaccaaaaaccaaaccaaatattaaagtaattactttggccaatcaaaaaggacgaatacaatccggtaaaccaatcacaactcgaagtaattacacgtagccgacacaaagcgcgggaaaatgtgcacgcgcgagccgcgattggttttggtttcacttctgattggttgaaaaagtggcgcgtgAACTTTGAACGAATCACTGAGttaagtaatcataaaccaaagcaattcgccaaTTGCTTTCGACGCTCAATTGGAAACCGCTCTAAttgtaaattagcataaattgctTTTTTGCCGTCACTTATCAGAGGCCTGGTGAGCCATGTTAGGTACGCAGTGGCTTGTAGTTTGCGGGCGTTGGTAGGCTTAGTCATTCTTCGGTCAGCCTTCGCCAGGAGCACAAGTCTAGTTTTGTTTATTGTTATATCGCgctaaaagaaaaatgtttaatGCCTTAGTTGGGCTGTCTATGATAGCgttcttttacattttaaatAGCGTTTTTCAATAAGAATTCCTTAGAACCCCAAGGGTCAAACCACTGCCTTGGTCAGGGCTATACACACCACCTGCTGGTTTTCGGTATGGGTTTTTGAGTCCTTATCTGGTGCACTGCTCTTCTCTTTATAACAGAGTTGATGTATAAGTGTTTTTGTACCCCTTCGAAAGCtgaataaagggcaaaattgaACAATTATATTAATGCTGTACTGCAAAAGTATTTTCGTCATTTGAAAAAAGCCGGGATGTAATTAAACGAAAAGAAAAGATATGAATTGAGAGCAGAGTTAAACGAAAAGAGAAAAGAGGCAGTGCGTCTCAAGGGTTAGGGCGTTTGCCTTGAGATCTCGAGATCTCGGGTTTCGGAGAtccctattaatttttttccacttCAGGAATTTGCTCGTGAttgttcctggttcaacttctctgctgcatttgtaaatagccatcTGGTTTGCTTCCGGCCAGTTTGGATTCTAAAGAGTTGTTTTCCTGTTCTGTTCgtttcatttgcctcgaaaaGAAGCCCCTCTGGAAAAATGGTCAAATAAAAAGTTAGTGGGAAGAGATATTCGGAACATGGAAGATGAGCGTCGGATTGAGCCGAGCGATTCCGATGTATGGATAGTCTATTATACTCTGGCGGTCTGGCGGTTTCAGTCAATGTTGAGTGTCGGTCTTCGgtttcagttgtatttttgtggCGGTTTACGGTCAAGAAATTACTGTGTGGCTGAGGGAAATCATAACTTTATCACGTGGTTTTCGGGTTTTGCGTGTTTGGTAGCGGTTTTTCGAAAGGTTTATAGGAGATTCCAAATTTGGCTTGAGTGCATCGTTGTAAACAGCGTAACGTGCATTCTTTGTGCTTGTGAACTTCTCATTAGATGTCAAAACTTAAATTGCTCACAGGTTATTTGAAAGAACCTTGAAAATAAAgatgttttgttgttttgtctTTAAGATCTCGTGGTCTTTGTGATGGGAAACAATGTGTGAAGTACTCATTACTGAAAAGATCGGTTAATTGTGATTTTCATTCGACTTAAAGTCCGTTTCGGTCTTAAGGAGAAAACGAAAGCGGTTTGCGGTCTAATGAGAACAAAATAAGGCGGTTTGCTACGGTGGCCCGTAAGCTTTAAAAGTGACATGACCTTTCGTGATCAGTTTTCCTGCTTCAAATTTTCGAATCGAAgttcacaaactcgaaattttgagtttctaaactggtcagtgtaaaatgcagactgcagaatAAGGTAATAACGATtttactgttgaaaaagcccaaacccttcagaagagctaaccttaggcctaattgggCACAAAACAATACTttggcttaactgttagcacttctgaagggtttgggctttttcaacagttacatttcGAAAGGTACATTATAACCTTAATATTAATCTGCACTTTACATCTAGTCTGCAGTCAATCTCGACTCCAGAGTTCTtatcttctcttgactgagggagagaagagctctggggaaccctaaaacaaagtgttttctcattggttttcgtgaagaacaatcgagagcgtctctaattggtgcattcatgttagcacgaatagccaaattttggccATAAGAAcactacggcgcatgttctacATGGAGTTttccttgggtcgatccgaggctctggtgacgagaatggtctGCAGTCCGAATTTTACAGTGACCAGTTAACAAACTCGAAATTTAGAGTTTGTGAACGCAAAATTTCGAGCTTCTAAACttgaaatttcgagtttgtaaattcaaaatttcgagtttgtaaactcaaaatttcaagttgaaaatttgaagCAGGGAGACCTTGGTCACGAAATGCCATGCCCCTTATGGGCCACCGTAGTTTGCGGATTGTGCGACCCTCAAGTATGGTCAAAGATGCGCTGTCCAGTGGCCGGGATAGGCTGTTCAGAAAGGTGCTGGTTTTAAATGAAAGTTTGATAAATAACTCAACACAGCAAAAAAAGCCGAGTAATCTGAACTCTGAAAAACGagtaaaaattttattttactcaGGCAGTTGAGTATGCGATTGTTACCCAACAAGCTGGGTTGAAACTACTCAATTGTTTGAGTAAATAGAATACTCGTCAAATTTACTCAAACTACTTACTCACTGAGCGAGTTAAGTGTTTCTCACTCATACCCAAGTTATTGAGTAAATCTGTCTATCCAAAATATTGAGTAAGATTTGAGTAACTTTACTCTGAGTCAAGCAAGTGATCAAACACTAGATTAACTACTTACTCAATGAGCGAGTAAATTGATTCTCACTCATGATTTGACTAACTTGACTCTGAATGAAGCAATTTATTAAAAGTTCTCACAAAGTGGAAGCTACTTattaaaatgaaagcaaatatATCTCATTTTATATCTCATCTCGATGTTTCCTCGACAACGATGACAAATCAAACATTTACAGTGGGTTCCATTTTCATGAGTGAGCTTTTCATAATGTCTGTTGTCGTCAATATATCTGACTGAATTTGGATCCATGGAATGTAATCTGAATCGGCGAAATTATTCGTGCGGTCATTCGTGCGATCTTCGTGCGACTGTTCTTGCTTGTTTCTGCAATAATCCAGCGGAATCTCTTTTAATGTTGCATATATGAAGTATCTACCGTTTGAGCCAATGACCTCGTGTTCGAAACAAAGAAGCCTTTTTCATTCACTTTTGGCGCCTTTACTTGAATATCGTGGATCGATTTTTGTGGCTTTTACAATTAGTTAAGATggtttttattgttgttcaatgGGAGAACGAGGATACTGTCAGTGTGGTGAATGAAAAGCAAGTTGTTGACAATGGCGAATTACAAGAAGGCACTCACGTGGAAATATCGACCGGTTCAAACAAAGGAAGGCTCGCCATTTACAAAGCAACAATTCTTCAAGTTTTTGGTAAGTACGTTtcataatgtgaaaaatatcCGCCCTTGTTAATGGTGAAAGTATTCAATATAACTCATCATTGTTAAAGTCAGGCGATTGTTGTTAAAAAGCGTGGCATTCAGCGCTGCATTCAGTACGCGTTCACAGGCGGTTATTTCATGCTGCGTGTCCATTGTctgctttctttttccttccacTCGTCATTTTGATCATTGAAACACTGGTAATAACTTGTAtcatttcctttcttgaaaGCAAAGTTATTTCCTGTTAGATCCTAGGACTTACAAGGCCGGTTATTTGAACAAAGTTAACTGATGCACCAGGTTTTCCACAATCATTTTTATGACCTCCATAGCTTTCTTGGAATTAACTTACATACCTTTGTCCTTTCCAATTCGGCCCGTTCATGTTCGTCCCATGCATTTCACAGGCTAGTCACTAGTCACAATGCTACTGATAAATTAACAAGCTGAACAAGTCATCTAGCCCGAAGCACTAATCAAAATGCTATTTGAATTTGAGGAAAATCAATGTGTGCCTGATTTAgctaaaaaataacaaagatatCAATTACATCACCTATTGTAATTTATGTGCAGCTGCtcaatcaatcaaatcaatcaaagactttatttaacttCGAATTTGTTGATAGCATAATTAGTAATATCTCCGAAGAAAATAAatctataaaataattaaaataatcaatagataattacataaaaataaatattaaatattgtGTACAGGTAATTTAAGAATTTAATATTGGTCACAAGAAGAACagcattcatttttcagatggACAGTTTGTAGTGCCTTTTTGAAGGCAGCAAGAGAAGTGGACACACGGACATTATCCGGCAATAAGTTCCATAGTTTGCTGGCATGATATCGAAATGAATGAAGACCATACTTTGTTGTATTTACACCTGGAATAACTAGTCTGCGTTTGCCTCGTAACCTGATGCTGGTTTGGCGCTCGATAAAAAGATCAGAGATATAACTAGGTGCAGCATTATTTAATGCTTAAAAAAACTAATATGAGCATATCATTTATCATATTATCATATTATTTATTGCAAACcattttacatttacaataGGTGACTTAGCCTTATTCTGTAATGCTATTGACTCCATGGGATTTTATCTACACCAGGTTCTTGTTGTGAGAAATTGGACCCCAATTATTTGGTTATCTTACCCTGAGAGtgctcctttttcttttccaggTGAAAAGGCTGAAGTGGCAATGGCAGTATTGCCATTGCTGTTGCAGGGCAAGTCAGGGATGTGTAAACACACTGATTTTGTTGAATTCATCTCTGTAAGTATAATTTCTTTCATCCGAACATTTAAAAGTGGGTATGATTTTAGTTTGAAACAGATGTTTGCTTCAGCAGTTTCTAAATTTAGGAAAGGAAGGAATAAAGATTTCATGCGGTGCAAATTTGTACACATGTTGCTTATTTTGTGCATAAGGAATTATATACTTCTAGTTTGCAGAATATTATTGACAACTTTTTACATTACTATTTCCACAGGGAGAAGCAAGTCCAAGAAGAACGGCAGAAGGAAGAGAAAGGACTTTCCCCTTCCTAATCTGCAATGGAAGTCTAGAAAGTCATGACAGAATATACTTGGCAGCTGACAAGCGCATTATTTGTGATTTTGAAGGATCACTGGTAGAGTCAGCCCTTGCGTCACTTGCAACCTTTCTATGTTTTTATCTACAATTATCCTCCTGtactaacaattttttttctatttctgcAAAAATGCATTTTGCATATTCAAGATGGGAAAAAACTGCAATCCTCTGTAATTTCATTAGTTAATTCTTTTAACGAACATCAATCTGTCTTAGCTACGTGTTGCACTTCACGATCAGTTTGAGGCAACTTAAGACaattattttagtattttaatCAATGAGTAGTCCTGTAGTCTAGTTTTAATTTgtatgaacaattttttttttatttctgccaAAATgcattttgcatatttaagaTGGGAAAAACTTGCCATCTTCtgtaatttctttagttttttttttttcacgaacATCAGTCAGTCTCAGCTACATGTACGTGTTGCGCTTCACGATCACTTTAAGGCAACTTAAGGCAATGTAGTATTTTTATCAATGAATAGTCCTATAGTTCAGTTTTAATCTGTATGTACAATTGTATAGGGAATGTTTTACTAAACTCCATTCAAGGAGCAGTTTTTGGAATTTTATCAAAGTAATAATTTAAGTTCAATTTTATTGAGATGTCTTGAGTTAACTTTACTCGTAAGGATGAGTAATGTACAAATGCACTGTAATCTTAGTAATCTTAATTTAACTCAAAATGAAGAGTATGCTTTACTCGATCTGTGAGTAGGTGAACAGTTTACTCAAAATAAAGGGTCAGTATGGATGCATTTCTCTCGAGTATTATTACCCCTGATTTTGAGTATTTTTACTCATTACAGAGTCAGGTGAACTCAAACCCCCGAGTATTTTCACCCCAGACTTTGAGTATTTTTACTCATTGCAGAGTCAATTGAACTCAAACCCCTGAGTACAGTTTACTCAGCAACACTGCTTAAGATTACTCACTATAGATACTCAGTATGGATGCATTGATTTACTCAATTTTTTTAGTTAAATTTACTCAGCTTTTTTTGCTGTGTGAGAAGCTGCAAGAAAGcctgaaaacattttaaaattacgtgcagttttaaaaaaaggccatttccgagttcacgtctgcctcctctttaaagcgagtccaagtgcgaagtttttgtgatggtaattagttcttcttgacatgtgaatgaaaactaatcttCATAAGAACTTAGACTCCCTTTGAAGAGGTGgcggacatgaactcggaaataacCAGTTTATTCCGTTTGCCGTTTTTAGCATCTGCGATGTGAGTTTTCACTGTGCTGATACTCTTTCTTAATTTTGTGTCGGTCGGCGGAgtaaaagaagaacaaaatcaGAAGCAATCTAAAAAGaaacagtttctagcttcagaAAGAGTCGACGAATGGCAGGAGGGAAGAGTAGAGAGTTAGTTATAACATATTTTATTCCAGTCCTCTCCTATGGACTGTAGGGCTAAAGTTTAATTTGAATGTCTCTGCGGGTAAAACCAATGTttatatttcaaattaaaaGTTGGAAAATAGTTTTTCAAGTCATTAACTTTCCCATatcgtttttttctcaaaaaactcAAATATGGATCGGTCGGACGACGGTAAACGAAGAGAAACTAGTGGGA from Montipora capricornis isolate CH-2021 chromosome 2, ASM3666992v2, whole genome shotgun sequence includes the following:
- the LOC138038541 gene encoding uncharacterized protein, whose translation is MVFIVVQWENEDTVSVVNEKQVVDNGELQEGTHVEISTGSNKGRLAIYKATILQVFGEKAEVAMAVLPLLLQGKSGMCKHTDFVEFISGEASPRRTAEGRERTFPFLICNGSLESHDRIYLAADKRIICDFEGSLVESALASLATFLCFYLQLSSCTNNFFSISAKMHFAYSRWEKTAILCNFIS